The Citrifermentans bemidjiense Bem genome window below encodes:
- a CDS encoding DEAD/DEAH box helicase — protein MKFTELQIPAEVQKGIDETGFTQCTPIQEKALPLALTGKDVAGQAQTGTGKTATFLISIFTKLLSQAKTGGEHHPRALILAPTRELVVQIEKDAQALGKYTGFNIQAIYGGVDYMKQRDALKAGADIVIGTPGRLIDYLKQKVYSVKDVEALVIDEADRMFDMGFIADLRFILRRLPPYDKRQNLLFSATLNTRVMELAYEFMNMPEKVSVTPEQMTAERVEQVLYHVSRKEKFPLLLGLLRKMGMERTMIFVNTKREAEYLQDRLNANEFPGKVISGDVEQRKRMKILADFKDGTLPIMIATDVASRGIHIEGVSHVINYDLPQDCEDYVHRIGRTARAGAEGMAISFADEDGAFYIEPIEDFIKQKIPTEWAEDDMFVHDYKRTKPRPRTELPHGRGGKPGDRGRSGDKGRPAGRGRSGSGSSKPAAGEKKVAAEKPATETVATAGEGTEAAKRKRPRRRKPKKAAEGTESNQPSQPDQP, from the coding sequence ACCGGCAAAACGGCCACCTTCCTCATCTCCATCTTCACCAAGCTCCTCAGCCAGGCAAAAACCGGCGGCGAACACCATCCCAGAGCCCTAATCCTCGCTCCCACCCGCGAACTGGTGGTCCAGATCGAAAAGGACGCCCAGGCACTTGGCAAATACACCGGCTTCAACATCCAGGCGATCTACGGCGGCGTCGACTACATGAAGCAGCGCGACGCCCTGAAGGCTGGCGCCGACATCGTCATCGGCACGCCGGGCCGCCTCATCGACTACTTGAAACAGAAGGTCTACTCCGTGAAGGACGTCGAGGCGCTGGTCATCGACGAGGCCGACCGGATGTTCGACATGGGATTCATAGCGGACCTCCGCTTCATCCTGAGAAGGCTTCCCCCCTACGACAAGAGGCAAAACCTCCTCTTCTCCGCGACCCTTAACACCCGCGTTATGGAACTCGCCTACGAGTTCATGAACATGCCGGAGAAGGTGTCGGTGACCCCCGAGCAGATGACCGCTGAGCGTGTCGAGCAGGTGCTCTACCACGTTTCGCGCAAAGAGAAGTTTCCGCTACTCTTAGGCCTGCTCAGGAAGATGGGTATGGAGCGGACCATGATCTTCGTGAACACGAAGCGCGAGGCGGAGTACCTGCAGGACCGCCTGAACGCGAACGAATTCCCGGGCAAGGTCATCTCTGGCGACGTCGAACAGAGAAAGCGGATGAAGATCCTGGCGGATTTCAAGGATGGAACCCTTCCCATCATGATCGCCACCGACGTCGCCTCCCGCGGCATTCACATCGAGGGAGTCTCCCACGTCATCAACTATGACCTGCCCCAGGACTGCGAGGACTACGTGCACCGCATCGGCAGGACCGCACGCGCCGGAGCAGAAGGGATGGCGATCTCGTTCGCGGACGAGGACGGCGCTTTCTACATCGAGCCGATTGAGGATTTCATCAAGCAGAAGATCCCCACCGAGTGGGCCGAGGACGACATGTTCGTCCACGACTACAAAAGGACCAAGCCCCGCCCCCGCACCGAGTTGCCTCACGGCAGGGGCGGCAAGCCCGGCGACAGGGGAAGGTCGGGCGACAAAGGAAGACCGGCAGGGCGAGGAAGGTCCGGCTCGGGGAGCAGCAAACCCGCAGCAGGCGAGAAGAAAGTCGCCGCCGAAAAGCCCGCCACCGAGACAGTCGCAACGGCAGGTGAAGGAACCGAGGCGGCCAAGCGCAAGAGACCGCGCCGCCGCAAGCCGAAGAAGGCTGCCGAGGGCACCGAGTCCAATCAACCGAGCCAGCCCGATCAGCCGTGA
- a CDS encoding helix-turn-helix transcriptional regulator encodes MTGKGRPAKKYSQAGRVHDVIRLIEARHGISISELAEETGVNKRTIHRDLAAIQEAGYPLISDWQDGEKVYRFLTRFKDVPPISFTLQELMTLSLLRSQLDLLKGTPFLEDMQSVFRKVNSVLPPRLAAHMERIAEVSLPLLQGKRDYSRCAESLQTIRHALLYQHSIVITYQPPNRPEPVEYLVDPYTLLFQKGGIYLLGYAQQRQALRTFAVERIAKVEPRQERFEIPEGFRPGQALGGAFGIVAEPPMDVVIHFSAGIAHAIKDRVWHASQQVKEERDGSLTLTFHAGGKMEILSWLLSYGAHAELISPPELREELTRLVQDTSRLYQTA; translated from the coding sequence GTGACCGGGAAGGGACGCCCCGCCAAGAAGTACTCCCAGGCAGGGAGGGTGCATGACGTGATACGCCTCATCGAGGCGCGTCACGGCATCTCCATTTCCGAGCTCGCCGAAGAGACCGGCGTCAACAAGCGCACCATCCATCGGGACCTCGCCGCCATCCAGGAGGCGGGGTACCCGCTCATTTCCGACTGGCAGGACGGCGAGAAGGTATATCGCTTCCTGACCCGCTTCAAGGATGTCCCCCCCATCAGCTTCACGCTGCAGGAGCTTATGACCCTCTCCCTGCTCCGCTCCCAGCTCGACCTGCTCAAGGGAACCCCGTTCCTTGAGGACATGCAAAGCGTCTTCAGAAAGGTGAACTCCGTCCTGCCGCCGCGGCTCGCCGCGCACATGGAGCGGATAGCCGAGGTCTCCCTGCCGCTTTTGCAGGGAAAGCGCGATTACAGCCGCTGCGCCGAATCGCTGCAAACGATCCGCCACGCCCTTTTGTACCAGCACAGCATCGTCATCACCTACCAGCCCCCCAACCGCCCCGAGCCGGTGGAGTACCTGGTCGACCCATACACCCTCCTGTTCCAGAAGGGTGGCATTTACTTGTTGGGCTACGCGCAACAGCGCCAGGCCTTGCGCACCTTCGCCGTCGAGCGTATCGCCAAGGTCGAGCCGCGCCAGGAACGCTTCGAGATTCCCGAGGGGTTCCGTCCCGGGCAGGCTTTGGGCGGCGCCTTCGGCATCGTGGCCGAGCCTCCCATGGACGTGGTGATACACTTTTCGGCCGGCATCGCCCACGCCATCAAGGACCGCGTCTGGCACGCCTCCCAGCAGGTAAAAGAAGAGCGGGACGGCTCGCTTACCCTCACCTTCCACGCCGGCGGCAAGATGGAGATCCTTTCCTGGCTCCTTTCCTACGGCGCCCACGCCGAACTCATCTCCCCCCCCGAACTGCGCGAGGAACTGACCCGCCTGGTGCAGGACACCTCCCGACTGTACCAGACCGCGTAG
- a CDS encoding M15 family metallopeptidase produces MSPIRRFGTDRFSLPISTPGPLGHQDAASPDSPEWVIGETPGPLGFNDYADPSYRFRIEDGNSCRLTDKVPVPQHINRGLTAPSPDFLVLLLGKPRELYSNECERVTNPILASQMLVSQVGPFKVHGLRPAIESLKMILNEIRQEHPNVYASLGSSGMLCCRKQRGSPRISSHSWGTAIDINIKGALDERGDGRVQYGLTLIAPFFNRYGWVWGAAFRKEDGMHFEASKSKLLQWEAEGKIHSQRT; encoded by the coding sequence ATGTCTCCAATCAGAAGATTTGGCACCGATCGATTCTCCCTACCTATTAGTACACCCGGACCTCTGGGGCATCAGGATGCAGCTTCTCCAGATTCTCCAGAATGGGTTATAGGTGAGACACCTGGTCCTTTAGGTTTTAATGATTATGCCGATCCTTCATACAGATTCCGAATTGAAGATGGTAACAGCTGCAGATTGACTGACAAAGTACCAGTTCCACAACATATCAATCGCGGGTTAACAGCCCCCTCACCTGATTTTCTAGTCCTACTACTTGGCAAACCACGTGAACTCTACTCCAATGAATGTGAACGAGTAACTAACCCAATTCTCGCTTCGCAGATGTTAGTGTCGCAGGTGGGTCCATTTAAAGTACACGGACTGCGCCCGGCAATTGAGAGTCTAAAAATGATCTTAAATGAGATAAGACAAGAGCATCCAAATGTATATGCTTCATTGGGATCTTCCGGGATGCTCTGTTGCCGTAAACAGCGAGGATCTCCACGGATTAGCAGTCACTCTTGGGGAACCGCAATTGACATCAATATAAAGGGAGCACTCGATGAACGAGGAGACGGCAGAGTACAATATGGGTTGACCTTGATTGCTCCCTTTTTCAATCGTTACGGGTGGGTTTGGGGTGCTGCATTTCGTAAGGAGGACGGGATGCACTTTGAAGCCAGCAAAAGCAAGCTCCTACAGTGGGAAGCGGAAGGAAAGATCCACAGTCAGCGTACGTGA